In Cotesia glomerata isolate CgM1 linkage group LG1, MPM_Cglom_v2.3, whole genome shotgun sequence, one genomic interval encodes:
- the LOC123273765 gene encoding esterase E4-like: MFSLTKTVSDFMKKILKSKKIFLPTNKNTLTHISQTRLIWKNPIIEVQQGLLRGIKEDNINGKSFFAFRAIPYAKPPVGKLRFKDPEPVETWSGIRDAIKYGNKCAQVIWINRKISGKEDCLYLNVFTTKLNPEVPRAVIVCIHGGNFVCGSGDDDIFGPDYLVEKDIVVVTLNYRVGILGFLNLDDEEASGNQGLKDLVEALKWLKQNISKFGGDPNNITLWGLSAGGASAHYLALSPLAQGLFHKVIMQSGVAINPWARAPDDMKEKAEKVSAKLRDRITDPKKLVEFLRKIDLYELIKAQESLCTWKDRMFLINHFGPSVDSKSENPFLKVPVEEAAMSGIKVPCIIGHVAHEGIYNLSEIKDENYREINDNQEELLIHPHSKKNLENLNITYKDLKQFFMDDKEISPRNIKDYLNLITAAHFVIDIQRAIKIQSQITEVPTYMYKFDFYSKKTSIMQKILRIDIEGTCHVEDLPYIFYPKWFTKFGLKPYAPDSIEFLNHQRFLDLWSNFVKTGDPTPTISKILPFKWQPIDTSTQLNCLKISKEFYMTKKPFILNQLAEKNKVNLHRKKKFRSGNLTVELPHSFLSEESD; this comes from the exons atgttttctttgaCCAAAACTGTTTCAGactttatgaaaaaaattttaaaatcaaaaaaaatttttctgcccACGAATAAAAATACCCTCACTCATATTTCTCAGACGAgattaatttggaaaaatcCTATAATTGAAGTGCAGCAAGGACTGCTGCGAGGAATCAAAGAAGATAATATCAAtggaaaaagttttttcgCATTTCGCGCGATTCCGTATGCGAAGCCACCAGTTGGAAAGTTACGATTCAAG GATCCAGAACCAGTTGAAACGTGGTCTGGAATTAGAGATGCGATTAAATATGGCAATAAATGCGCGCAAGTTATTTGGATCAACAGGAAAATAAGTGGAAAGGAAGATTGTTTGTATCTCAATGTTTTTACAACGAAATTGAACCCAGAGGTACCGAGAGCTGTTATAGTTTGCATACACGGTGGAAATTTCGTTTGTGGATCTGGCGACGATGACATTTTTGGTCCAGATTATCTTGTGGAAAAAGACATCGTTGTAGTAACTCTCAATTACCGTGTTGGAATTCTAG GTTTTCTGAACCTAGACGATGAAGAAGCATCCGGAAATCAAGGACTCAAAGACCTAGTAGAAGCTTTAAAGTGGCTGAAGcagaatatttcaaaatttggtgGGGATCCAAATAATATCACACTTTGGGGCTTGAGTGCAGGGGGTGCATCCGCTCATTATTTAGCTCTTTCTCCACTTGCTCAAG ggtTATTTCATAAAGTCATCATGCAAAGTGGCGTCGCTATCAATCCGTGGGCTCGTGCGCCGGATGACATGAAGGAAAAAGCTGAAAAAGTATCAGCGAAACTTAGAGATAGGATCACTGATCCAAAAAAGTTGGTCGAGTTTCTGCGAAAGATCGACCTCTATGAGCTAATAAAAGCTCAGGAATCACTCTGTACATGGAAG GACAGAATGTTTCTCATAAATCACTTCGGGCCGTCAGTAGATTCAAAATCAGAAAAtccatttttaaaagttccaGTAGAAGAAGCAGCTATGTCAGGCATCAAAGTACCGTGTATTATCGGCCACGTTGCTCATGAAGGAATATATAATCTTTCCG AAATTAAAGATGAAAATTATCGGGAAATAAATGATAACCAAGAAGAACTACTGATACATCCgcactcaaaaaaaaatttggaaaacctAAATATCACATACAaagatttaaaacaatttttcatggATGATAAGGAAATTTCACCGCGAAATATAAAagattatttgaatttaataactgCTGCACACTTTGTGATTGATATTCAACGAGCTATTAAAATTCAGTCCCAAATTACGGAGGTGCCAACTTATATGTACAAATTTgacttttattctaaaaagACATCTATTATGCAGAAAATACTGAGAATTGATATAGAAG gaACATGTCATGTTGAAGACTTGCCTTACATATTTTATCCAAAGTGGTTCACAAAATTTGGACTTAAACCTTACGCGCCCGACTCTATTGAGTTTTTGAACCACCAACGATTTTTGGATCTATGGAGTAATTTTGTCAAAACTGG TGATCCAACTCCAACAATATCTAAAATTCTTCCTTTTAAATGGCAACCAATCGATACTTCAACtcaattaaattgtttgaaAATCTCAAAAGAGTTTTACATGACCAAAAAGCCATTTATTCTTAATCAATTAGCggagaaaaataaagttaaccttcacagaaaaaaaaaatttcgttctggtaacctaactgtagagttaccac ACAGTTTCTTATCAGAAGAAAGCGACTGA
- the LOC123262796 gene encoding uncharacterized protein LOC123262796 → MISICNSQLLLLIIFLFTTTSHAIFFNYPKNVLMDFFETLREKKELKKELPSDIHHYHIHYYPVYMHSPKAIKAPDKSELEILHTNKLEQLGWSNQEYKNVPEPKLHHLLGLDGLTAGLGHRPWWDENTVDRHEESKGIVVQVPLNQQIIVQQPKEEEKVNPLVAFFRKLKSIKNSIFSHHSDKKEEDEEHKDHKISTVFVYTHPSKHGHYP, encoded by the exons ATGATATCTATTTGCAATTCACAGctgttattgttaattatttttttgtttacaacCACATCtcatgctattttttttaatta TCCTAAAAATGTATTGATGGATTTTTTTGAGACATTACGGGAAAAGAAggagttaaaaaaagaattaccGTCAGACATTCATCATTATCATATTCATTACTATCCTGTTTACATGCATTCGCCGAAAGCTATTAAAGCGCCTGATAAAAGTGAATTGGAAATTTTACACAC aaataaattagaacaaCTTGGATGGAGTAATCAAGAGTACAAAAATGTTCCTGAACCGAAGCTTCATCATCTTTTGGGCTTAGATGGTCTGACAGCTGGTTTGGGACATAGACCTTGGTGGGACGAAAATACTGTAG ATCGCCATGAAGAATCTAAAGGAATAGTAGTTCAAGTACCGTTGAACCAGCAAATAATTGTACAGCAGccaaaagaagaagaaaaagttAATCCTCTAGTAGCGTTCTTCCGAAAGTTGAAGAGCATaaagaattcaattttcagCCACCACTCAgataaaaaagaagaagatgAGGAACACAAGGATCATAAAATAAGCACTGTTTTTGTTTATACTCATCCCAGTAAACACGGACATTATCCATGA